One Trichormus variabilis 0441 genomic window, AGGGCAGATAGTGGATGGGGCGGTAGATGTTCGGCAAGTTTCTATTAACACAAATCCCTATCAGGGATTGAAAGTACTCGCGATCGCTGCATCCTCAACGCCCAAAAGTTTCTATTAACACAAATCCCTATCAGGGATTGAAAGGTGGCTGGGACTAGAAGGGCTAGCCGAATCACTGGGTTTCTATTAACACAAATCCCTATCAGGGATTGAAAGTGGCAATACACGGGAGTAGATGATACTTCTGAGGAGTTTCTATTAACACAAATCCCTATCAGGGATTGAAAGATCCAGTAGCAGTTCGCCCTCATCATTCCAGTAAGGTTTCTATTAACACAAATCCCTATCAGGGATTGAAAGCGGCGGCGCTGCGGCTGGTGGCGTACTCACAGATGTTTCTATTAACACAAATCCCTATCAGGGATTGAAAGCTTGCCATTTTGACCTTCCATATTGAACACCCCAATGTTTCTATTAACACAAATCCCTATCAGGGATTGAAAGACCTCAGTTGCTCTGTTCTTGATTCCGCACAGGTTTCTATTAACACAAATCCCTATCAGGGATTGAAAGATTTTAAAATCGGTGCAACCGGAGTTCGGCTCAAGTTTCTATTAACACAAATCCCTATCAGGGATTGAAAGGAGAGGCAGATCACCTTGTTCTATTAAGTGAGCGGTTTCTATTAACACAAATCCCTATCAGGGATTGAAAGAAAAGATGTCGATCAAATGAAGCGGATAAATAGCCACAGTTTCTATTAACACAAATCCCTATCAGGGATTGAAAGTAAGAAGGAGAGGTGATGTTAATTCACTTAGTGGAACGTTTCTATTAACACAAATCCCTATCAGGGATTGAAAGAAAGACTTTTTAGCCGAGACGCAGGCAGGAAGAAGGTTTCTATTAACACAAATCCCTATCAGGGATTGAAAGAGCTTCAACGGCGGCGGGACTAGCTACATTCCCGTTTCTATTAACACAAATCCCTATCAGGGATTGAAAGAAAAGAAATTTAGCGACTTCTGCATTCTGTTCGGTTTCTATTAACACAAATCCCTATCAGGGATTGAAAGGCGTAAACTCTTCCGCCCTTAAATTGCGAGAAAAGGTTTCTATTAACACAAATCCCTATCAGGGATTGAAAGGGAAGCGTCGCTAAAACTCAAGCTATTTTAGAAAGTTTCTATTAACACAAATCCCTATCAGGGATTGAAACGTGCTAGCCCTCTAATCTCTGGTATCCATCGCCCCAGGTTTCTATTAACACAAATCCCTATCAGGGATTGAAACCTAATAAAATTGTTTTTTCTAGCAAGTCGCCTGAGGTTTATATTATAGGGTTTTTTAGTCTGCTGAAGTAAAAATCTCTGCGTACCTCTGCGCTTTACTCCGCGCCCCTCTGCGTTTCAAAATATTATCTGTACCTCACTTAACTGGAAATCGCTATAACACAAATCTCCATAGCATTTCCTAGCTGCTGAGGTACAAATTTATCCGCGTACCCTGCGGGAAGACTTCGTCAATATCTGTGTCCATCTGCGTTTAATTATTGTCATTTGTAATTCATTAGGATAAGAAAAACTATATTAAGGATTGAAACAATAGAGTTGGGATTTGCTCCGTAGGTTGCGTTAGTTTCTATTAATACAAATCCCTATCAAGGCTCTCAAATCTGTCAACAGCTATACCTTACTCTCTTTGTTCTCTTTCACATTATCTTGTTTGTCATCATTACCATTTTCTTGCTGTTTCTTCTCTTGCACAACCTGAGTAGCATAAACTTCTACATCTCGCTGAATAATTTCTTCCACTTGATTGGCAAAAGAACTAAATGCTTTATCGTGTGTTCCATAATTCACATAAGGGCCAGTTAATTGAAAGAATTGCCAACCTTGAGTTTTCAAAGATTCTGCCGTGCGGCGATAGTGTCGCCAGCGTTCTCCATAGTGGAAAAATTCCTCAACTGCTGCGCTAATTGCTACAATTTGGCTAAGAGAAAAAGTAGCCCAAACAAAAATTTCCCGCACCTCAGAACTGTTAATATTGAGACTTACTAAAGCAGGGAGAACCACACCCCCAATAATTGTGATCAATCGTAATCTGTAATATCTATTCCTTGATTTACCTGCTTGTGCTTCCATCCACAGCATTTGATCTAACCAACGCGAAAACAGAAATTGTGTTTGTAATTCCGAGAGATTTAACGAATCAATTAAACTCGTAAACTTTCCCTTAAGAAATTCTTGATAATCATCCTTATTTGCCATCATTCACTCCTAATTTAAAAGTAAGTTTGTCATCGTATGGATTAATTCTTCTGGCGGTGCTTCTAAGTCAATCGTTTGTATATGACCAGATGCTACTAATTCTTTAGCTCGTTCATCAGTTGTATCTCCATTCAAAGCAGAAGCAATTTTATCTGCCGTTCTCCCACTACCAGCAATCACTATCACTAACCGTCCAGCAATCACACTATTTAAGGCATCAATAAAGCTAATTTCACCACCATTAATGAGGACAGTAATCGAAGGTAAGTTATTAGCTAAAAGAGTTGCTACCTTTACTATCCAGGGAGATTCATCACCCCATTGACTGCCAGGAATTAGTACAAAATGAGTATGATGTGGCTCCAGAGGTGTAGCATCATCAGCCAGGACAATGGTTTGATTGGGTAGAATTACTTTTGCTGTGGGCGCTACACCAATTAAAGGAAACTGGCCATTGATTTGGCTACGGGCATCACCCATCAATCGCATCACTCCCGCATCCGTTCCACCATCTACTACATAAGCCCCCAAGCTTTGGGCAATTGGCGCTAGAACTTTCACAAATAGGCTTTGGATACGCAAAAAGTCAGCTTCGCTAATCTGACTAGCACCCCCTACAATGACTAAAACGGGACGGGAATTACTTAGCCCTAATTGCTCTAGCGCCTCCGGTAACTCTGCGGTTTCGGATACCGTAACTGCTGCTGCTTGGTTAGATCTGAAATTTAGCCTGAAAAAATTTACCATTTATTCGCAGTAGAAGTTGCAACAACTTAAGTATTTTACGTAGTAATTCTCAGTTTCATGTCTAATATGCAATTCATAATCCTTATAACTTAATGTATTGAAATTGACATTAAATTCAGTTACATAGTAAAAATAACCAATTTTTCAGAGAATGAGTAGAGCTATAGCAAAAATTCTTGTAACTACTTCTGATAATAGGTTTATCTCTATTAACCAATGATTACCTACTACTATTTCCGAAGCATATACAGAAAAATCAATTACAAAAAACTATACATTAATCTAAAAAAATTACTATGTAAATTCTTGACAAAGTGTAGTGTATCGTTTTTAATTGGTAACAACTTATTCCCAGTCTTTAAGTAACATAACTTCAATTCCATAGTGAATAACAGCAGGAACTTTGCTCAGTCCCAGGCTGGATTGCTCCTAGCAAAAGGAACCATCATCTCAGTGTCCGTAGTATCAATATTGACCAGTGATATTAGCTCGGCACAAATTACACCGGATACGACTTTGGGTAATCAAAGCTCCCGTGTTACAACTGGTGTCAACATCAAAGGACATGAGACTGACTTAATTGAAGGTGGTGTCCAACGAGGAAGCAGCCTGTTTCACAGTTTTACAGAATTTAATGTCAACAACGGACAAAGAGTATATTTTGCCAACCCTACAGGCATTGCAGATATTTTTAGTCGAGTAACTGGGAGTAACGCTTCTCATATTTTGGGTACTTTGGGCGTACATGGTGCAGCTAATCTATATCTGCTCAATCCCAATGGTATTATTTTTGGGACAAATGCCCAGTTAGATATTCAAGGTTCTTTGTTTGCTACCACAGCCGACAGTTTTGAATTTCCTGATGGTAGTGAATTTAGTGCCACTAATCCCCAAGCACCACTGTTAACAATGAGTGTACCTGTAGGTGTACAGTATGGTTTACAGCAAACAGCAAGTATTACTAATCAAGGGAATTTGGTAACAGGAAAAAATTTGACGCTAAATGCTGGAAGTTTAGATTTACAGGGCAAACTCGAAGCTGGTGGTGATATTTCCCTAAACAGTCAGCAAGGAACAATTGATATAAATGGGGAGATTATATCTACAACTCCCAATGGAATTGCTGGAGATGTTACGATTCAAGCTGTAGGCGATATTCATATATTTAAGAACATAAAAGCCTCTAGCAACAGTGATATTATCACTAATAATGATCAGAAAAGATATAATAATATCGCAATTAATTCTACCGGAGGTTCTATTTATTTAAATGGTTCTCAATTAAATGTTACTAACTCTGGTTCCGGCTTTGCCGGAGATATCATGATTAACGCTAATGACCAAATATCCATTCTCAATGGTAGTAAGATATCTAGTAATGGAAATATGGGACGGATATTTATTGGCGTTGGCGATAGTAATAAAATTACGCCTAAAAGAGTTAATATTGATAATTCTGGTCTGAATGTAGATAATTATTCATCTGATGGTAATACAGGAAGTATAACTATTTACAGCTTTGAAGAAATTTCGATTAAAAATAGTTATATCTTAAGTGGCAGAGGCAGCATAGCTAGTAGCCGTAATGATGACGGCAGTGGGGCAAATGGTGGCACTGTAAGTATTGAATCACAAGGCTTAGTAAGTTTGGACAGTTTAGTAATATTAGCTGATGTTTTTTCTTCAGACCAAAATGGTACTGGAGGTGACATTAATATTTCCGCAGGCTCACTAATTATTAAGAATGGGTCTGAATTAGATACTTCCACATCTGGTAAAGGGAATGCGGGTGATGTGACTATTACGGCTTCAGATTCTATTTTGTTAGACAATAGTAAAATTTCCAGTAGTCTTAGGAACGCAGCAACAGGTAAGGGTGGAAATATTGCAATTACAACTAATTTTTTGACTGCTGACAAAGGAACAATAGAAGCTCAGAGTCCAGGTAAGGGAGATGGTGGCAATATCAACATCACAACACTAAATTTGTGGCTTCGCCGCCAGAGTAAAATTTCCACTACAGCAGGTGCAGAAGGATCGGGTGGTAATGGAGGTAGCATCAGGATTAATGCTAAGGGTGGATTTATCGTAGCAGTACCATCAGAAGACAGTAATATCGTTGCTAATGCTTTTGGTGGTAATGGTGGCAAGATTAACATTAGTGCCAACCGTACTCTAGGATTTCAAAATCGGGGAAAGTTGAGTCCAAATGAACTAAACGCGATTATTACCAATGGCACTAGCGAAATTAGCGCCAGTTCTGATTATGGTGAAGACGGGGAGGTAGCGATTGAAACCCTGAGCATTGACCCTACTCAGGGGCTAGTTGAATTGCCGACACAGTTAGTAGACCCTTCTCGATTAATTGCCCAAGGCTGTGGCTCTCCTAACAATAGGGTTGCTAAAGGGCAGAGTGAATTTGTGATTACTGGACGTGGGGGACTACCGCCTAGTCCTGATGATATGCTCAAGCCTGGGATTAGGTCGCCGGAATGGGTGGTAAATAATACTAGAGATTACAGTAATAATTCTGAAAGCATAATTGAAAAAGAGATGAATTTAAAGCAATTATCGTCAAATACTTCTACTCCGTTAGTAGAAGCAGTGGGGATGGTTCACAATGCCAATGGAGATGTTGTTTTGACTACTCAACCAGCAGTCGCCACTCCACTACATTATTCGGGGTTATCTAGCCAAGTCTGTGGTCTTATTCAAGGGAATGTCAGAGAATGAACCGCTTGCTGGATAGGCGATCGCCTAACGCATTTCCATACTATTCAGATCCACTCACAAAGCAAGCTCAAAACCTTGTCAGGTGTGACAATCTTACAAAATCTCTTCATCGGATTCTGTTGACAAATCGCTCTCATATATTACTGTTGCTCACGGGGTTAATTCTCGGCTTTTATCCACAACGGTTGGCGGCTCAAGTAATTCCCAATGAGGTGAAACCGCCTTCAACTCAACCACTACCGGAACCAGCACCCCTACCAGCTTTACCGCCTCCAGAACAACTCCTACCCACTACACCACAGTCACCAACTCAGCCAGATGTTAATCCGCAGACATTAGCGGAAACATTGATAGTAGATCGGTTTGAGTTTGTGGGTAACACAGTTTTTAGTACCCAAGAACTAACAAATCTGACGGCTGGTTATCTCAAACGCCCCATTACCTTTAATGATTTACTGAAGATTCGTTCAGAGTTGACGAAATTATATATAGATAGAGGCTATGTCACCTCTGGGGTAATTCTTCCGCCGCAAACTGTGAAAGCGGGGGTATTAGTGATGCAGGTGGTAGAAGGAAGTTTAGAAAAAATCAATGTCACCGGTACGCGCCGCCTTAACCCCAGCTATATCCGCGATCGCCTGGCGATTGCTGCGGGTAAACCATTATCACGCGATCGCCTACTCACAGGACTGCAACTATTACAACTCGATCCTTTAATTAAAAGCATATCTACAGATTTACAAGCCGGCATCCGTCCGGGTACGAATATTTTAGAAGTTAAAGTTACTGAAGCCGATTCTTTTAGTACTCAACTAGCGCTGGATAACCAACGTAGTCCCAGTGTGGGAAGTTTTCGGCGGCGCATTCATGTTAACGAAGCCAATTTGTTAGGGCTGGGAGATGGTTTAAATATCGGCTATACCAACACTGATGGTAGCAATGGCTTTGATGTGAGCTATAGTCTACCAGTTAACCCGCGCAACGGTAAGCTGATTTTTAGCTATGGCAATACTCACAGTAATGTTATAGAAAATCCTTTTAACTCCTTGGATATTACATCCCAGTCCAGCTACTACGAATTAACCTTCCATCAACCCCTGCTGCAAACTCCCAGCCAAGAATTCACTCTAGGAATTACCGCCAGCCACCAAAGAAGTCAAACATTTTTAGGTTTGGAAGATATCGGGCCGTTTCCTCTAGCGGTTGGTGCTGATGACGAAGGAAACACAAGGGTTTCAGCTATCCGATTTTTTCAGGAATGGAGTCAACGCAGTAGCCGACAAGTCATAGCCGCGCGATCGCAATTTAGTTTCGGGTTGGGTATTTTAGATGCCACAATCAATAACGATGAACCGGATAGCCGTTTTTTTAGCTGGCGTGGACAAGCTCAATGGTTGCGCCAGTTAGCGCCTGATACTTTACTGCTGCTACAAGCTGATATGCAGTTAGCAGATAGAAAATTGTTGGGAGTGGAACAATTTGGTATCGGTGGACAAACAAGTGTACGCGGATATCGTCAAGATCAGTTGTTAACAGATAATGGCGTGCAAGCAACCGTCGAACTTCGCCTACCGATTCTCCGCATTCCTCAAGGAGTCTTGCAAATCACGCCTTTTGTAGATGTCGGTACAGGCTGGAATCATGGCGGCGCAAATGCTGATAATACTTTAGTCAGTACGGGTATGGGTTTGCAGTGGCGACAGGGTAATAATTTCAGTGCGCGTTTAGATTGGGGTATTCCTCTGACATCTGTTGATTCCCAGAGGAAAGAAACATGGCAAGAAAACGGTTTGTATTTCTCTATTATCTATAGGCCTTTTTAGTTTGGGGATTGGATATGAGAGATGAGGATTGGGGAGTGATGGTTAGATTTAAGGAATTTTTGTGGAAACAGCGCCAGAAATTTAGGTATGGAATTTTGGCTTTTGTGATGGCTTTACTTTGTATATTTGTTTCGCCTGTGGTGGCTCGTGATAGGGGAAGTCCAGGGTTGACTGCATCTGTAGTTGCTTCTGACTTTTCACGGGATCTGGAAAACCCCTCTCCAAACCTCTCACGCCAGTTGCTTCAAGTCGGCAAAGCCGCCCAACGCACTGGCTCCCCTGCAAGGAGAGAGGCTTTAAAATTTCCCCCCTCCCTAGTAGGGAAGGGGGTTAGGGGGTTAGGTTTCGCGTTAGCTTTTCCACATAACGTGAAAAGTCAGGTAGTTGCTTCTGTTCCTCAAGAGGAAGAAGCTAAAAATCTTTATACAGCAGGGCGATTTGCAGAAGCAGTACAGCTATTACAACAAGTTTTGCCAGCTTACCAAACAAGTGGCGATACGGTGGCACAGGCGGTAATTTTGAGTAATTTGGCGCTGAATTTGCACCAATTAGGACGCATCGGTGAAGCAACTGAGGCAATTGAAAAGGCGATCGCTATTTTACAGACAAGTCCCAATTCACCACAACGCCTGTCAATTTGGGCGCAAGTGTGGGATGTCAAAGGTAGTTTGGAACTAGCCCAGGGTAAGGCGGAAGCTGCTTTGTCTGCTTGGGAAAAGTCTGCATTGCTCTATCAACAATTAAAAGACCACAATAAAGCTACCCTCGCCCAAGTTAATCAAGCCCAGGCTTTGCAGACTTTGGGACTCTATCGCCGAGAAATTACTCTCCTCCAGAATTTGACAACATCTCTGGCAAAACAACCAGACTCCCTCTCTAAGGCTGCTAGTTTCCGTAACCTGGGTGAGGCTCTTATACTTGCAGGTGATCTTAAACAGGCAGAAGTAAATTTACAAACTAGTCTGAAGATTGCTCAACAACTACAATCACCAGAAGCCATTGCCTCAGCTTACCTGAGTTTAGGTAATCTCGCTTATCTTCCCGGTAACAGCACACAGCAAAAAAACATCGCTCTCAATTATTACCAGCAAGCATCGGTTTTATCAACTACTGCAACTACAAAAATCTCGTCCCAATTGAATCGGTTACGTCTGTTGATTGATTTGGAACAATGGTCAAACGCCCAAGCATTATATTCCGAAATTCAAAGTCAAATTGCTAACTTACCTTTGGGACGTTCTGCTATTTACGCTCAGGTAAATTTGGCTCAAAGCCTTCTGAAATTAACAAAAAAATTCCCTAACCCCAGCCCCGAAACAATTGGTAAAATCTTGGCTGTGGCACGTCAGCAAGCAGAGCAATTACAAGATGTGCGAGCCGGGTCTTTTGTCTTAGGTAATCTTGGACACTTGTAT contains:
- a CDS encoding DUF4231 domain-containing protein, encoding MMANKDDYQEFLKGKFTSLIDSLNLSELQTQFLFSRWLDQMLWMEAQAGKSRNRYYRLRLITIIGGVVLPALVSLNINSSEVREIFVWATFSLSQIVAISAAVEEFFHYGERWRHYRRTAESLKTQGWQFFQLTGPYVNYGTHDKAFSSFANQVEEIIQRDVEVYATQVVQEKKQQENGNDDKQDNVKENKESKV
- a CDS encoding filamentous hemagglutinin N-terminal domain-containing protein, with amino-acid sequence MNNSRNFAQSQAGLLLAKGTIISVSVVSILTSDISSAQITPDTTLGNQSSRVTTGVNIKGHETDLIEGGVQRGSSLFHSFTEFNVNNGQRVYFANPTGIADIFSRVTGSNASHILGTLGVHGAANLYLLNPNGIIFGTNAQLDIQGSLFATTADSFEFPDGSEFSATNPQAPLLTMSVPVGVQYGLQQTASITNQGNLVTGKNLTLNAGSLDLQGKLEAGGDISLNSQQGTIDINGEIISTTPNGIAGDVTIQAVGDIHIFKNIKASSNSDIITNNDQKRYNNIAINSTGGSIYLNGSQLNVTNSGSGFAGDIMINANDQISILNGSKISSNGNMGRIFIGVGDSNKITPKRVNIDNSGLNVDNYSSDGNTGSITIYSFEEISIKNSYILSGRGSIASSRNDDGSGANGGTVSIESQGLVSLDSLVILADVFSSDQNGTGGDINISAGSLIIKNGSELDTSTSGKGNAGDVTITASDSILLDNSKISSSLRNAATGKGGNIAITTNFLTADKGTIEAQSPGKGDGGNINITTLNLWLRRQSKISTTAGAEGSGGNGGSIRINAKGGFIVAVPSEDSNIVANAFGGNGGKINISANRTLGFQNRGKLSPNELNAIITNGTSEISASSDYGEDGEVAIETLSIDPTQGLVELPTQLVDPSRLIAQGCGSPNNRVAKGQSEFVITGRGGLPPSPDDMLKPGIRSPEWVVNNTRDYSNNSESIIEKEMNLKQLSSNTSTPLVEAVGMVHNANGDVVLTTQPAVATPLHYSGLSSQVCGLIQGNVRE
- a CDS encoding ShlB/FhaC/HecB family hemolysin secretion/activation protein gives rise to the protein MNRLLDRRSPNAFPYYSDPLTKQAQNLVRCDNLTKSLHRILLTNRSHILLLLTGLILGFYPQRLAAQVIPNEVKPPSTQPLPEPAPLPALPPPEQLLPTTPQSPTQPDVNPQTLAETLIVDRFEFVGNTVFSTQELTNLTAGYLKRPITFNDLLKIRSELTKLYIDRGYVTSGVILPPQTVKAGVLVMQVVEGSLEKINVTGTRRLNPSYIRDRLAIAAGKPLSRDRLLTGLQLLQLDPLIKSISTDLQAGIRPGTNILEVKVTEADSFSTQLALDNQRSPSVGSFRRRIHVNEANLLGLGDGLNIGYTNTDGSNGFDVSYSLPVNPRNGKLIFSYGNTHSNVIENPFNSLDITSQSSYYELTFHQPLLQTPSQEFTLGITASHQRSQTFLGLEDIGPFPLAVGADDEGNTRVSAIRFFQEWSQRSSRQVIAARSQFSFGLGILDATINNDEPDSRFFSWRGQAQWLRQLAPDTLLLLQADMQLADRKLLGVEQFGIGGQTSVRGYRQDQLLTDNGVQATVELRLPILRIPQGVLQITPFVDVGTGWNHGGANADNTLVSTGMGLQWRQGNNFSARLDWGIPLTSVDSQRKETWQENGLYFSIIYRPF